One genomic window of Sphingobacterium oryzagri includes the following:
- a CDS encoding lipase family protein, translating to MNRTIAMPTSVQIYFVYCLLTFIGLFAISSQLAAQQLKPGFDKEEFMEVLRINARFSETSEKAKLIPQPEDSRLLYRSPVMGLANLWQLWLMDERTAVLNTRGTTGESISWMANLYAAQVPAKGSLHIDTNFIFDYDLADHPQAAVHVGYLLSAAFLARDMLPKIDSCYKAGIRDFIVAGHSQGGGISYMLGAHFLNLQRNGILPADIRLKIYTSASPKPGNLYFAYDFEHQTAAGWHFNITNTEDWVPQTPFTVQTEADLPVVNPAPMLENTIRKQSFFKRLVFKTVYRKATKPSKKAVQRYHKYLGKFTAKNIKKQFPNFIEPPYATGNDYVRAGAQVVLYPDRSYMEKFKVPENNKDMMFHHSLPPYYYLLERYKW from the coding sequence ATGAACCGTACTATTGCAATGCCAACTAGCGTACAGATTTACTTTGTCTATTGCCTGCTTACTTTTATCGGGTTGTTTGCTATCAGTAGCCAACTGGCGGCGCAGCAGTTGAAGCCTGGCTTTGACAAGGAGGAATTTATGGAGGTGCTCCGTATAAATGCGCGTTTTTCAGAAACCTCAGAGAAAGCCAAGTTGATACCGCAGCCGGAAGACTCACGATTGTTGTATCGCAGTCCGGTTATGGGACTAGCCAATCTTTGGCAACTTTGGTTGATGGATGAGCGTACGGCGGTATTGAACACCCGCGGCACCACTGGCGAATCGATCAGTTGGATGGCCAATCTTTATGCCGCGCAAGTTCCAGCCAAAGGCTCGCTGCACATTGATACAAATTTTATATTCGATTACGATCTGGCCGATCATCCGCAGGCTGCCGTTCATGTGGGCTACCTGTTGAGCGCAGCTTTTTTGGCGCGGGATATGCTGCCAAAGATCGACTCTTGCTACAAGGCCGGTATTCGTGATTTCATCGTCGCGGGGCATAGTCAGGGTGGCGGAATAAGTTATATGTTGGGTGCACACTTTTTAAACTTACAGCGAAATGGTATACTTCCAGCGGACATACGGTTGAAAATATATACCAGTGCCAGTCCGAAACCTGGCAATCTTTACTTTGCATACGACTTTGAACACCAAACGGCCGCAGGATGGCATTTTAATATCACCAATACGGAAGATTGGGTTCCGCAAACGCCTTTTACTGTACAAACGGAAGCCGATTTGCCTGTTGTCAATCCGGCACCGATGCTGGAAAATACGATACGTAAGCAATCTTTTTTCAAGCGGCTTGTCTTTAAAACGGTGTATCGGAAAGCGACAAAACCTTCAAAAAAAGCAGTCCAACGCTATCACAAATATCTAGGAAAATTCACCGCTAAGAATATCAAGAAGCAATTTCCGAATTTTATAGAACCCCCTTACGCAACGGGAAACGATTATGTACGCGCTGGCGCGCAAGTCGTGCTATATCCAGACCGTAGTTACATGGAGAAATTTAAAGTTCCAGAAAATAATAAGGACATGATGTTTCACCATTCGCTGCCCCCTTATTACTATTTACTGGAACGGTATAAATGGTAG
- a CDS encoding OmpA family protein, whose amino-acid sequence MKQSSIAVLFISMALAVTSCKQQAIMVNPGAVVTKDGSDDGLKNVKSEFEDASRTDEGIKFTLSSDLLFPTNSSYLTEKAKVELSKLSKILKEDMSKKIRVDGHTDSTGEAAYNVWLSEKRAASVKKFLEDAGVGSNRISTKGLGQTKPVSDNKTPEGRQKNRRVEVLILN is encoded by the coding sequence ATGAAACAAAGTAGTATCGCTGTATTGTTTATATCCATGGCTCTTGCTGTTACTTCGTGTAAGCAACAAGCCATTATGGTGAATCCAGGTGCTGTTGTCACTAAAGATGGCTCAGACGACGGATTGAAAAATGTGAAAAGCGAGTTTGAAGATGCTTCGCGTACAGATGAGGGTATTAAATTTACGCTTTCGTCTGATTTATTGTTTCCGACAAACTCGTCTTACCTCACCGAGAAAGCGAAAGTTGAACTTAGTAAATTATCGAAAATATTGAAAGAAGATATGTCTAAAAAGATTCGCGTCGACGGGCATACTGATTCTACAGGTGAAGCGGCCTATAACGTCTGGCTATCGGAAAAACGAGCAGCTTCTGTCAAGAAATTTTTGGAAGATGCAGGTGTGGGTAGCAACCGCATTAGCACCAAGGGCTTAGGGCAGACAAAGCCCGTATCAGATAATAAAACGCCGGAAGGCCGTCAAAAAAATAGACGGGTAGAGGTTTTGATCTTAAACTAA
- a CDS encoding glucoamylase family protein gives MKCFYPFLLSLVLLTGAFLSGKADTYPEVIFDNSLVKGVYAKSKVTYQGQSWVENLNSHLLVSDTLFFTPGNALSIQYKSAVAGDWAVDLLYNRQKLNYHVNQSDFLVFQLFVKSEQTERKDLPKIGVKQRSSETDYLDLAPYVENFDYNMWTTVKIPMAKFKNLTAKEPINAIRLVQNGTSDQTHQIFIDQMEFLPKNVSQVKLSSPAILSQALAYDKQVHLQWQLPLTPSIRYIKIYRSEDNKTFTPVGIRPISMQGCLDFVPELNKTYYYKIAWVDYNYVESPFSQIKEVKTKRLNESELLDLVQGAHVNYFTENYDINSGMYLPFGMKERALVSVKESGNAVLSLIVGVEKGRINRQVALGRIARMVTFLGKGQNRFGIFPAYFDGRSGLPDYRNGEPNYDVLATSSMIESLLVARQYFSKDSESEERLRTDITKLYEHIQWDQLLADGHDDVLLEKISGLDSGNQYATLGGINESMNAYLLAMASTKHGIPLSAYEHGIKEIDSRYSSSYNKMDSLAKDTLSLVMESFRLAFNPMGNDVSGSSARVSILQDTAMYGERLIFGNAQGSLLDFYTPFFTIDPKLLSDPDINYEEAIRKYIKVRKRRDNEIGVGSTNSDIWGFYQLNDSVGSYRINPAIAPASMFLLGNEGKKAVIALYENYGENFFTEYGFRAWVDLRDHDVSDEYFATNQAAIAICLENARSGLIWKLYSEIPEIKELVAKLNERNQNRN, from the coding sequence ATGAAGTGTTTTTATCCATTTCTCTTATCGCTCGTACTCCTGACTGGCGCTTTTCTATCCGGAAAAGCAGACACCTATCCCGAAGTAATCTTTGATAACAGTCTTGTTAAGGGTGTTTATGCCAAAAGTAAAGTTACCTATCAAGGGCAGTCTTGGGTGGAAAACCTCAACAGCCACCTGCTGGTTTCTGATACCTTGTTTTTTACACCAGGCAATGCATTATCTATTCAATATAAATCTGCGGTAGCGGGCGATTGGGCAGTAGATCTGCTATATAATCGGCAAAAGCTAAACTATCATGTCAACCAGTCTGATTTTTTAGTATTTCAGCTTTTCGTGAAATCCGAACAAACGGAACGAAAAGATTTGCCAAAGATCGGCGTGAAGCAGCGCTCCAGTGAAACCGACTATTTGGATTTAGCACCCTACGTCGAAAACTTTGACTACAACATGTGGACCACGGTGAAAATTCCGATGGCTAAGTTTAAAAACCTGACAGCCAAGGAACCGATCAACGCCATTCGCCTGGTGCAAAACGGGACTTCTGACCAGACCCATCAAATATTTATCGATCAGATGGAATTTCTTCCCAAAAACGTTTCGCAAGTCAAGCTTTCTTCACCGGCCATTTTGTCGCAAGCGTTGGCTTACGATAAGCAAGTCCATTTGCAATGGCAATTGCCCCTGACACCTTCGATTCGTTATATTAAAATATATCGTTCGGAAGATAACAAGACGTTTACACCAGTTGGTATACGACCGATATCTATGCAGGGATGTTTGGATTTCGTTCCCGAATTGAATAAAACCTATTACTACAAAATAGCCTGGGTTGACTATAACTACGTGGAGTCGCCGTTCTCGCAGATAAAAGAGGTCAAAACAAAACGATTGAACGAAAGTGAGTTGCTGGATTTGGTACAGGGTGCCCATGTGAATTATTTCACGGAGAATTACGATATCAATAGCGGGATGTATTTGCCCTTCGGCATGAAAGAGCGTGCGTTGGTTTCTGTGAAAGAAAGTGGTAATGCCGTATTGAGCTTGATTGTTGGCGTCGAAAAAGGACGCATAAATCGCCAAGTTGCATTAGGGCGAATTGCGCGTATGGTTACTTTTTTAGGCAAAGGGCAAAATCGTTTTGGTATTTTTCCGGCCTATTTTGACGGGCGGAGCGGTTTACCGGATTATCGCAATGGCGAACCTAATTACGATGTTTTGGCCACGTCTTCCATGATCGAATCGTTATTAGTGGCACGACAGTATTTCTCGAAAGATAGTGAAAGCGAAGAGCGTCTTCGCACGGATATTACGAAGCTTTATGAGCACATCCAGTGGGATCAACTGCTGGCTGACGGTCATGATGATGTGTTGTTGGAAAAAATATCTGGCCTTGATTCGGGCAATCAGTACGCGACATTAGGCGGTATTAACGAATCGATGAATGCTTATTTATTGGCGATGGCATCTACCAAGCACGGCATTCCATTATCTGCCTATGAGCATGGCATAAAAGAAATTGATAGTCGTTATTCCTCGTCATACAATAAAATGGATAGCTTGGCTAAAGACACGTTATCGCTGGTAATGGAATCGTTTCGTTTGGCATTTAATCCGATGGGAAATGATGTTTCCGGATCGTCGGCAAGGGTTTCTATTCTGCAAGATACAGCAATGTATGGCGAGCGGCTTATTTTTGGAAATGCGCAAGGAAGCCTGCTTGATTTTTATACACCGTTTTTCACGATCGATCCAAAGCTCCTAAGTGATCCGGATATCAATTATGAGGAGGCAATTCGCAAGTATATCAAAGTGCGCAAGCGTCGTGATAATGAAATTGGCGTAGGTTCTACCAATTCAGATATATGGGGCTTTTACCAGCTTAATGATAGCGTAGGGAGTTACCGTATCAATCCGGCTATCGCACCGGCATCCATGTTCTTATTAGGAAATGAAGGTAAAAAAGCGGTTATCGCGCTTTACGAAAACTACGGTGAAAATTTCTTTACCGAATATGGTTTCCGTGCCTGGGTTGATCTGCGCGATCACGATGTGTCTGATGAATATTTCGCGACCAATCAGGCTGCTATCGCTATTTGCCTGGAAAATGCCCGTTCTGGATTGATCTGGAAGCTTTATAGCGAGATTCCAGAAATAAAAGAACTGGTCGCCAAACTTAACGAACGTAATCAAAATCGCAATTAA
- a CDS encoding nucleotidyl transferase AbiEii/AbiGii toxin family protein, whose amino-acid sequence MESSVFASFRLVGGTALSLQLGHRLSVDIDLFSDAPI is encoded by the coding sequence ATGGAGTCCTCTGTGTTTGCGTCTTTTCGTTTGGTGGGCGGTACAGCATTAAGTCTTCAACTAGGACATCGTTTGTCTGTAGATATAGATTTGTTTAGCGACGCCCCGATATAG